From a region of the Nyctibius grandis isolate bNycGra1 chromosome 10, bNycGra1.pri, whole genome shotgun sequence genome:
- the ABLIM3 gene encoding actin-binding LIM protein 3 isoform X3 has translation MSTSTVPYQQNPYTPGSSSTVIQCYRCGDTCKGEVVRVQSNHFHIRCFTCQVCGCDLAQSGFFFKNQEYICTHDYQQLYGTRCDSCGDFITGEVISALGRTYHPKCFVCSTCRKPFPIGDKVTFSGKDCVCQNCSHSLISTKPIKIHGPSHCAGCKEEIKQGQSLLALEKQWHVSCFKCQTCGIILTGEYISKDGVPYCESDYHAQFGIKCETCNGYISGRVLEAGGKHYHPTCARCVRCHQMFTEGEEMYLTGSEVWHPICKQAARAEKKLKHRRTSETSISPPGSSIGSPNRVICAKVDNEILNYKDLAALPKIKAIYEVQRPDLISYEPYHRYMSDETLERYSYGESLGTLSPYSQDIYESFDMRQRRASSPGYIDSPTYSRQGMSPTMPRSPHHFYRSGTESGRSSPYYSQLDVRSSTPTSYQAPKHFHIPAAGESNIYRKPPIYKRHATKSKTSEDIAQSSKYSPAYSPDPYYHSESEYWSFQGSPKAPRARRFSSGGEEDGYDRGMHKIQSSIGRLILREEMKARSNSYADPWTPPRSSASSREALHTAGYEGSLNGSPRTHYLADSDPLISKSASLPAYRRNGLHRPPSAELFHYDSTNAVNWGMREYKVRCSHSKERLPAGGASTTQRKPQRRACVSPGPSGGSFALCPQCPTFLPLDARPESPVLGLRGSDQRPSLPARVPSAWLSRSLSPVRKGRGWLCSWFLAHTSPWVSPGFEEQAGDLQVAISEPPIGSKIRVTQRASPPLPCPIHALGPAVSPKHC, from the exons CAGTTCCCTATCAGCAGAACCCCTACACCCCTGGGAGCAGCTCCACCGTCATCCAGTGCTACCGCTGCGGGGACACCTGCAAGGGAGAGGTGGTGCGTGTCCAGAGCAATCACTTCCACATCCGCTGCTTCACCTGCCAAG TGTGCGGCTGCGACCTGGCCCAGTCGGGCTTCTTCTTTAAGAACCAGGAGTACATCTGCACCCACGACTACCAGCAGCTCTACGGGACCCGCTGTGACAGCTGTGGGGACTTCATCACCGGAGAGGTCAtctctgccctggggaggacCTACCACCCCAAGTGCTTTGTCTGCAGCACCTGCAG GAAGCCATTCCCCATCGGAGACAAGGTCACGTTCAGCGGGAAGGACTGCGTCTGCCAAAACTGTTCCCACTCTCTCATCAGCACCAAGCCCATCAAGATCCACGGGCCCAGCC ACTGCGCCGGCTGCAAGGAGGAGATCAAGCAAGGCCAGTCCCTTCTGGCCCTGGAGAAGCAGTGGCACGTCAGCTGCTTCAAGTGCCAAACGTGTGGGATCATCCTCACTGGCGAGTACATCAGCAA GGATGGTGTCCCATACTGCGAGTCTGACTACCATGCGCAGTTCGGCATCAAGTGTGAGACCTGCAACGGGTACATCAGCGGCAGGGTCCTGGAG gcaggagggaagcaCTACCACCCCACCTGTGCCAGATGTGTCCGCTGCCACCAGATGTTCACGGAAGGAGAGGAGATGTACCTCACAG GCTCCGAAGTGTGGCACCCGATCTGCAAGCAGGCGGCCAGAGCAGAGAAGAAGCTAAAG CACAGAAGGACATCAGAAACCTCCATCTCACCCCCCGGTTCCAGCATCGGCTCCCCGAACCGCGTCATCTGC GCTAAAGTGGATAATGAGATCCTTAATTACAAAGACCTGGCAGCTCTTCCCAAGATTAAAGCCATCTATGAAGTGCAGCGTCCTGACCTCATTTCCTACGAGCCCTATCACAGATACATGTCGGACGAGACGCTGGAGAGATATAGCTATGGGGAG TCCCTGGGGACCCTCTCCCCGTACTCGCAG GACATCTACGAGAGCTTTGACATGCGGCAGAGGCGAGCCTCCAGCCCTGGCTACATCGACTCCCCCACCTACAGCCGCCAGGGCATGTCCCCCACCATGCCGAGGTCCCCCCACCATTTCTACCGCTCAG GCACCGAGAGCGGGCGCAGCTCCCCCTACTATAGCCAGTTAGATGTGAGGTCCTCCACTCCAACCTCATACCAAGCGCCCAAGCATTTCCACATCCCAG CTGCCGGCGAGAGCAACATCTACCGGAAACCTCCCATCTATAAGCGGCACG CCACGAAAAGCAAAACCAGCGAAGACATCGCACAGTCATCCAAGTATAGCCCTGCCTACTCCCCGGACCCGTACTACCACTCCGAGTCAGAGTACTGGTCCTTCCAAGGCTCCCCCAAAG CCCCACGAGCCCGGAGGTTCTCGTCAGGAGGCGAGGAGGATGGGTACGACCGGGGCATGCACAAG atCCAGAGCAGCATCGGCAGGCTGATCCTGCGGGAGGAGATGAAGGCTCGGTCCAACTCCTACGCAGACCCCTGGACACCCCCTCGCAGCTCCGCCAGCAGCAGAGAAGCCCTGCACACGGCTGGCTACGAGGGCTCCCTCAACGGCT CTCCCCGGACGCACTACCTGGCCGACAGCG ATCCCCTCATTTCTAAGtcagcctccctccctgcctaTCGGAGGAACGGGCTGCACAGG CCTCCCAGTGCTGAGCTTTTCCACTACGACAGCACGAATGCCGTGAACTGGGGGATGCGAG AGTACAAGGTAAGATGCTCCCACTCCAAGGAGCGGCTGCCAGCCGGAGGCGCAAGTACCACCCAGAGGAAGCCCCAGAGACGTGCCTGTGTGTCCCCAGGCCCTTCAGGAGGAAGCTTTGCCCTCTGCCCGCAATGCCCCACCTTCCTCCCACTCGATGCCCGCCCTGAGAGCCCCGTCCTGGGACTGCGGGGCTCCGACCAGAGACCTTCCCTTCCTGCCAGGGTCCCAAGCGCTTGGCTGAGCAGAAGTCTCTCCCCagtgaggaagggaagagggtGGCTGTGCTCGTGGTTCCTTGCTCACACTAGTCCCTGGGTCTCTCCTGGCTTTGAAGAACAAGCAGGAGACCTTCAGGTTGCTATTTCAGAGCCACCAATTGGTTCAAAGATTAGAGTCACCCAGAGAGCAAGTCCCCCTCTGCCTTGTCCCATCCATGCCCTTGGGCCAGCTGTGTCACCCAAACACTGCTAA
- the ABLIM3 gene encoding actin-binding LIM protein 3 isoform X4: protein MSTSTVPYQQNPYTPGSSSTVIQCYRCGDTCKGEVVRVQSNHFHIRCFTCQVCGCDLAQSGFFFKNQEYICTHDYQQLYGTRCDSCGDFITGEVISALGRTYHPKCFVCSTCRKPFPIGDKVTFSGKDCVCQNCSHSLISTKPIKIHGPSHCAGCKEEIKQGQSLLALEKQWHVSCFKCQTCGIILTGEYISKDGVPYCESDYHAQFGIKCETCNGYISGRVLEAGGKHYHPTCARCVRCHQMFTEGEEMYLTGSEVWHPICKQAARAEKKLKHRRTSETSISPPGSSIGSPNRVICAKVDNEILNYKDLAALPKIKAIYEVQRPDLISYEPYHRYMSDETLERYSYGEDIYESFDMRQRRASSPGYIDSPTYSRQGMSPTMPRSPHHFYRSGTESGRSSPYYSQLDVRSSTPTSYQAPKHFHIPAAGESNIYRKPPIYKRHDNLPAATKSKTSEDIAQSSKYSPAYSPDPYYHSESEYWSFQGSPKAPRARRFSSGGEEDGYDRGMHKIQSSIGRLILREEMKARSNSYADPWTPPRSSASSREALHTAGYEGSLNGSPRTHYLADSDPLISKSASLPAYRRNGLHRPPSAELFHYDSTNAVNWGMREYKVRCSHSKERLPAGGASTTQRKPQRRACVSPGPSGGSFALCPQCPTFLPLDARPESPVLGLRGSDQRPSLPARVPSAWLSRSLSPVRKGRGWLCSWFLAHTSPWVSPGFEEQAGDLQVAISEPPIGSKIRVTQRASPPLPCPIHALGPAVSPKHC, encoded by the exons CAGTTCCCTATCAGCAGAACCCCTACACCCCTGGGAGCAGCTCCACCGTCATCCAGTGCTACCGCTGCGGGGACACCTGCAAGGGAGAGGTGGTGCGTGTCCAGAGCAATCACTTCCACATCCGCTGCTTCACCTGCCAAG TGTGCGGCTGCGACCTGGCCCAGTCGGGCTTCTTCTTTAAGAACCAGGAGTACATCTGCACCCACGACTACCAGCAGCTCTACGGGACCCGCTGTGACAGCTGTGGGGACTTCATCACCGGAGAGGTCAtctctgccctggggaggacCTACCACCCCAAGTGCTTTGTCTGCAGCACCTGCAG GAAGCCATTCCCCATCGGAGACAAGGTCACGTTCAGCGGGAAGGACTGCGTCTGCCAAAACTGTTCCCACTCTCTCATCAGCACCAAGCCCATCAAGATCCACGGGCCCAGCC ACTGCGCCGGCTGCAAGGAGGAGATCAAGCAAGGCCAGTCCCTTCTGGCCCTGGAGAAGCAGTGGCACGTCAGCTGCTTCAAGTGCCAAACGTGTGGGATCATCCTCACTGGCGAGTACATCAGCAA GGATGGTGTCCCATACTGCGAGTCTGACTACCATGCGCAGTTCGGCATCAAGTGTGAGACCTGCAACGGGTACATCAGCGGCAGGGTCCTGGAG gcaggagggaagcaCTACCACCCCACCTGTGCCAGATGTGTCCGCTGCCACCAGATGTTCACGGAAGGAGAGGAGATGTACCTCACAG GCTCCGAAGTGTGGCACCCGATCTGCAAGCAGGCGGCCAGAGCAGAGAAGAAGCTAAAG CACAGAAGGACATCAGAAACCTCCATCTCACCCCCCGGTTCCAGCATCGGCTCCCCGAACCGCGTCATCTGC GCTAAAGTGGATAATGAGATCCTTAATTACAAAGACCTGGCAGCTCTTCCCAAGATTAAAGCCATCTATGAAGTGCAGCGTCCTGACCTCATTTCCTACGAGCCCTATCACAGATACATGTCGGACGAGACGCTGGAGAGATATAGCTATGGGGAG GACATCTACGAGAGCTTTGACATGCGGCAGAGGCGAGCCTCCAGCCCTGGCTACATCGACTCCCCCACCTACAGCCGCCAGGGCATGTCCCCCACCATGCCGAGGTCCCCCCACCATTTCTACCGCTCAG GCACCGAGAGCGGGCGCAGCTCCCCCTACTATAGCCAGTTAGATGTGAGGTCCTCCACTCCAACCTCATACCAAGCGCCCAAGCATTTCCACATCCCAG CTGCCGGCGAGAGCAACATCTACCGGAAACCTCCCATCTATAAGCGGCACG ACAACCTCCCTGCAGCCACGAAAAGCAAAACCAGCGAAGACATCGCACAGTCATCCAAGTATAGCCCTGCCTACTCCCCGGACCCGTACTACCACTCCGAGTCAGAGTACTGGTCCTTCCAAGGCTCCCCCAAAG CCCCACGAGCCCGGAGGTTCTCGTCAGGAGGCGAGGAGGATGGGTACGACCGGGGCATGCACAAG atCCAGAGCAGCATCGGCAGGCTGATCCTGCGGGAGGAGATGAAGGCTCGGTCCAACTCCTACGCAGACCCCTGGACACCCCCTCGCAGCTCCGCCAGCAGCAGAGAAGCCCTGCACACGGCTGGCTACGAGGGCTCCCTCAACGGCT CTCCCCGGACGCACTACCTGGCCGACAGCG ATCCCCTCATTTCTAAGtcagcctccctccctgcctaTCGGAGGAACGGGCTGCACAGG CCTCCCAGTGCTGAGCTTTTCCACTACGACAGCACGAATGCCGTGAACTGGGGGATGCGAG AGTACAAGGTAAGATGCTCCCACTCCAAGGAGCGGCTGCCAGCCGGAGGCGCAAGTACCACCCAGAGGAAGCCCCAGAGACGTGCCTGTGTGTCCCCAGGCCCTTCAGGAGGAAGCTTTGCCCTCTGCCCGCAATGCCCCACCTTCCTCCCACTCGATGCCCGCCCTGAGAGCCCCGTCCTGGGACTGCGGGGCTCCGACCAGAGACCTTCCCTTCCTGCCAGGGTCCCAAGCGCTTGGCTGAGCAGAAGTCTCTCCCCagtgaggaagggaagagggtGGCTGTGCTCGTGGTTCCTTGCTCACACTAGTCCCTGGGTCTCTCCTGGCTTTGAAGAACAAGCAGGAGACCTTCAGGTTGCTATTTCAGAGCCACCAATTGGTTCAAAGATTAGAGTCACCCAGAGAGCAAGTCCCCCTCTGCCTTGTCCCATCCATGCCCTTGGGCCAGCTGTGTCACCCAAACACTGCTAA
- the ABLIM3 gene encoding actin-binding LIM protein 3 isoform X1, giving the protein MSTSTVPYQQNPYTPGSSSTVIQCYRCGDTCKGEVVRVQSNHFHIRCFTCQVCGCDLAQSGFFFKNQEYICTHDYQQLYGTRCDSCGDFITGEVISALGRTYHPKCFVCSTCRKPFPIGDKVTFSGKDCVCQNCSHSLISTKPIKIHGPSHCAGCKEEIKQGQSLLALEKQWHVSCFKCQTCGIILTGEYISKDGVPYCESDYHAQFGIKCETCNGYISGRVLEAGGKHYHPTCARCVRCHQMFTEGEEMYLTGSEVWHPICKQAARAEKKLKHRRTSETSISPPGSSIGSPNRVICAKVDNEILNYKDLAALPKIKAIYEVQRPDLISYEPYHRYMSDETLERYSYGESLGTLSPYSQDIYESFDMRQRRASSPGYIDSPTYSRQGMSPTMPRSPHHFYRSGTESGRSSPYYSQLDVRSSTPTSYQAPKHFHIPAAGESNIYRKPPIYKRHDNLPAATKSKTSEDIAQSSKYSPAYSPDPYYHSESEYWSFQGSPKAPRARRFSSGGEEDGYDRGMHKIQSSIGRLILREEMKARSNSYADPWTPPRSSASSREALHTAGYEGSLNGSPRTHYLADSDPLISKSASLPAYRRNGLHRPPSAELFHYDSTNAVNWGMREYKVRCSHSKERLPAGGASTTQRKPQRRACVSPGPSGGSFALCPQCPTFLPLDARPESPVLGLRGSDQRPSLPARVPSAWLSRSLSPVRKGRGWLCSWFLAHTSPWVSPGFEEQAGDLQVAISEPPIGSKIRVTQRASPPLPCPIHALGPAVSPKHC; this is encoded by the exons CAGTTCCCTATCAGCAGAACCCCTACACCCCTGGGAGCAGCTCCACCGTCATCCAGTGCTACCGCTGCGGGGACACCTGCAAGGGAGAGGTGGTGCGTGTCCAGAGCAATCACTTCCACATCCGCTGCTTCACCTGCCAAG TGTGCGGCTGCGACCTGGCCCAGTCGGGCTTCTTCTTTAAGAACCAGGAGTACATCTGCACCCACGACTACCAGCAGCTCTACGGGACCCGCTGTGACAGCTGTGGGGACTTCATCACCGGAGAGGTCAtctctgccctggggaggacCTACCACCCCAAGTGCTTTGTCTGCAGCACCTGCAG GAAGCCATTCCCCATCGGAGACAAGGTCACGTTCAGCGGGAAGGACTGCGTCTGCCAAAACTGTTCCCACTCTCTCATCAGCACCAAGCCCATCAAGATCCACGGGCCCAGCC ACTGCGCCGGCTGCAAGGAGGAGATCAAGCAAGGCCAGTCCCTTCTGGCCCTGGAGAAGCAGTGGCACGTCAGCTGCTTCAAGTGCCAAACGTGTGGGATCATCCTCACTGGCGAGTACATCAGCAA GGATGGTGTCCCATACTGCGAGTCTGACTACCATGCGCAGTTCGGCATCAAGTGTGAGACCTGCAACGGGTACATCAGCGGCAGGGTCCTGGAG gcaggagggaagcaCTACCACCCCACCTGTGCCAGATGTGTCCGCTGCCACCAGATGTTCACGGAAGGAGAGGAGATGTACCTCACAG GCTCCGAAGTGTGGCACCCGATCTGCAAGCAGGCGGCCAGAGCAGAGAAGAAGCTAAAG CACAGAAGGACATCAGAAACCTCCATCTCACCCCCCGGTTCCAGCATCGGCTCCCCGAACCGCGTCATCTGC GCTAAAGTGGATAATGAGATCCTTAATTACAAAGACCTGGCAGCTCTTCCCAAGATTAAAGCCATCTATGAAGTGCAGCGTCCTGACCTCATTTCCTACGAGCCCTATCACAGATACATGTCGGACGAGACGCTGGAGAGATATAGCTATGGGGAG TCCCTGGGGACCCTCTCCCCGTACTCGCAG GACATCTACGAGAGCTTTGACATGCGGCAGAGGCGAGCCTCCAGCCCTGGCTACATCGACTCCCCCACCTACAGCCGCCAGGGCATGTCCCCCACCATGCCGAGGTCCCCCCACCATTTCTACCGCTCAG GCACCGAGAGCGGGCGCAGCTCCCCCTACTATAGCCAGTTAGATGTGAGGTCCTCCACTCCAACCTCATACCAAGCGCCCAAGCATTTCCACATCCCAG CTGCCGGCGAGAGCAACATCTACCGGAAACCTCCCATCTATAAGCGGCACG ACAACCTCCCTGCAGCCACGAAAAGCAAAACCAGCGAAGACATCGCACAGTCATCCAAGTATAGCCCTGCCTACTCCCCGGACCCGTACTACCACTCCGAGTCAGAGTACTGGTCCTTCCAAGGCTCCCCCAAAG CCCCACGAGCCCGGAGGTTCTCGTCAGGAGGCGAGGAGGATGGGTACGACCGGGGCATGCACAAG atCCAGAGCAGCATCGGCAGGCTGATCCTGCGGGAGGAGATGAAGGCTCGGTCCAACTCCTACGCAGACCCCTGGACACCCCCTCGCAGCTCCGCCAGCAGCAGAGAAGCCCTGCACACGGCTGGCTACGAGGGCTCCCTCAACGGCT CTCCCCGGACGCACTACCTGGCCGACAGCG ATCCCCTCATTTCTAAGtcagcctccctccctgcctaTCGGAGGAACGGGCTGCACAGG CCTCCCAGTGCTGAGCTTTTCCACTACGACAGCACGAATGCCGTGAACTGGGGGATGCGAG AGTACAAGGTAAGATGCTCCCACTCCAAGGAGCGGCTGCCAGCCGGAGGCGCAAGTACCACCCAGAGGAAGCCCCAGAGACGTGCCTGTGTGTCCCCAGGCCCTTCAGGAGGAAGCTTTGCCCTCTGCCCGCAATGCCCCACCTTCCTCCCACTCGATGCCCGCCCTGAGAGCCCCGTCCTGGGACTGCGGGGCTCCGACCAGAGACCTTCCCTTCCTGCCAGGGTCCCAAGCGCTTGGCTGAGCAGAAGTCTCTCCCCagtgaggaagggaagagggtGGCTGTGCTCGTGGTTCCTTGCTCACACTAGTCCCTGGGTCTCTCCTGGCTTTGAAGAACAAGCAGGAGACCTTCAGGTTGCTATTTCAGAGCCACCAATTGGTTCAAAGATTAGAGTCACCCAGAGAGCAAGTCCCCCTCTGCCTTGTCCCATCCATGCCCTTGGGCCAGCTGTGTCACCCAAACACTGCTAA
- the ABLIM3 gene encoding actin-binding LIM protein 3 isoform X9, translated as MSTSTVPYQQNPYTPGSSSTVIQCYRCGDTCKGEVVRVQSNHFHIRCFTCQVCGCDLAQSGFFFKNQEYICTHDYQQLYGTRCDSCGDFITGEVISALGRTYHPKCFVCSTCRKPFPIGDKVTFSGKDCVCQNCSHSLISTKPIKIHGPSHCAGCKEEIKQGQSLLALEKQWHVSCFKCQTCGIILTGEYISKDGVPYCESDYHAQFGIKCETCNGYISGRVLEAGGKHYHPTCARCVRCHQMFTEGEEMYLTGSEVWHPICKQAARAEKKLKHRRTSETSISPPGSSIGSPNRVICAKVDNEILNYKDLAALPKIKAIYEVQRPDLISYEPYHRYMSDETLERYSYGESLGTLSPYSQDIYESFDMRQRRASSPGYIDSPTYSRQGMSPTMPRSPHHFYRSGTESGRSSPYYSQLDVRSSTPTSYQAPKHFHIPAAGESNIYRKPPIYKRHDNLPAATKSKTSEDIAQSSKYSPAYSPDPYYHSESEYWSFQGSPKAPRARRFSSGGEEDGYDRGMHKIQSSIGRLILREEMKARSNSYADPWTPPRSSASSREALHTAGYEGSLNGSPRTHYLADSDPLISKSASLPAYRRNGLHRPPSAELFHYDSTNAVNWGMREYKIYPYELLLVKTRGRNQLPKDVDRTRLERHLSQEEFYQIFGMTMAEFDRLALWKRNELKKQARLF; from the exons CAGTTCCCTATCAGCAGAACCCCTACACCCCTGGGAGCAGCTCCACCGTCATCCAGTGCTACCGCTGCGGGGACACCTGCAAGGGAGAGGTGGTGCGTGTCCAGAGCAATCACTTCCACATCCGCTGCTTCACCTGCCAAG TGTGCGGCTGCGACCTGGCCCAGTCGGGCTTCTTCTTTAAGAACCAGGAGTACATCTGCACCCACGACTACCAGCAGCTCTACGGGACCCGCTGTGACAGCTGTGGGGACTTCATCACCGGAGAGGTCAtctctgccctggggaggacCTACCACCCCAAGTGCTTTGTCTGCAGCACCTGCAG GAAGCCATTCCCCATCGGAGACAAGGTCACGTTCAGCGGGAAGGACTGCGTCTGCCAAAACTGTTCCCACTCTCTCATCAGCACCAAGCCCATCAAGATCCACGGGCCCAGCC ACTGCGCCGGCTGCAAGGAGGAGATCAAGCAAGGCCAGTCCCTTCTGGCCCTGGAGAAGCAGTGGCACGTCAGCTGCTTCAAGTGCCAAACGTGTGGGATCATCCTCACTGGCGAGTACATCAGCAA GGATGGTGTCCCATACTGCGAGTCTGACTACCATGCGCAGTTCGGCATCAAGTGTGAGACCTGCAACGGGTACATCAGCGGCAGGGTCCTGGAG gcaggagggaagcaCTACCACCCCACCTGTGCCAGATGTGTCCGCTGCCACCAGATGTTCACGGAAGGAGAGGAGATGTACCTCACAG GCTCCGAAGTGTGGCACCCGATCTGCAAGCAGGCGGCCAGAGCAGAGAAGAAGCTAAAG CACAGAAGGACATCAGAAACCTCCATCTCACCCCCCGGTTCCAGCATCGGCTCCCCGAACCGCGTCATCTGC GCTAAAGTGGATAATGAGATCCTTAATTACAAAGACCTGGCAGCTCTTCCCAAGATTAAAGCCATCTATGAAGTGCAGCGTCCTGACCTCATTTCCTACGAGCCCTATCACAGATACATGTCGGACGAGACGCTGGAGAGATATAGCTATGGGGAG TCCCTGGGGACCCTCTCCCCGTACTCGCAG GACATCTACGAGAGCTTTGACATGCGGCAGAGGCGAGCCTCCAGCCCTGGCTACATCGACTCCCCCACCTACAGCCGCCAGGGCATGTCCCCCACCATGCCGAGGTCCCCCCACCATTTCTACCGCTCAG GCACCGAGAGCGGGCGCAGCTCCCCCTACTATAGCCAGTTAGATGTGAGGTCCTCCACTCCAACCTCATACCAAGCGCCCAAGCATTTCCACATCCCAG CTGCCGGCGAGAGCAACATCTACCGGAAACCTCCCATCTATAAGCGGCACG ACAACCTCCCTGCAGCCACGAAAAGCAAAACCAGCGAAGACATCGCACAGTCATCCAAGTATAGCCCTGCCTACTCCCCGGACCCGTACTACCACTCCGAGTCAGAGTACTGGTCCTTCCAAGGCTCCCCCAAAG CCCCACGAGCCCGGAGGTTCTCGTCAGGAGGCGAGGAGGATGGGTACGACCGGGGCATGCACAAG atCCAGAGCAGCATCGGCAGGCTGATCCTGCGGGAGGAGATGAAGGCTCGGTCCAACTCCTACGCAGACCCCTGGACACCCCCTCGCAGCTCCGCCAGCAGCAGAGAAGCCCTGCACACGGCTGGCTACGAGGGCTCCCTCAACGGCT CTCCCCGGACGCACTACCTGGCCGACAGCG ATCCCCTCATTTCTAAGtcagcctccctccctgcctaTCGGAGGAACGGGCTGCACAGG CCTCCCAGTGCTGAGCTTTTCCACTACGACAGCACGAATGCCGTGAACTGGGGGATGCGAG AGTACAAG ATATACCCTTACGAGCTGCTCCTGGTGAAGACGAGGGGGAGGAACCAGCTACCCAAAGATGTGGACAGGACTCGGTTAGAG cgCCACCTCTCCCAGGAGGAGTTCTACCAGATCTTCGGCATGACCATGGCCGAGTTCGACCGCCTGGCCCTGTGGAAGAGGAACGAGCTGAAGAAGCAGGCCCGGCTGTTTTAA